The Drosophila bipectinata strain 14024-0381.07 chromosome 2L, DbipHiC1v2, whole genome shotgun sequence genome has a segment encoding these proteins:
- the RapGAP1 gene encoding rap1 GTPase-activating protein 1 isoform X5, translating to MGVLRWRDSPGSRISGSLGSNSNSNTNNNHHHSSSSNNNTHLQHHTNNNHINNNNSNNNRENHHRGSNASEERVPQPHSPHDSHTHPHNGGGLQHSGSRATLRHSMNHSSSSTVSGSACSSTPASPQLSGVVNSAGVQMLSNGHHYQSQSSVSSNSSIVSAIPASQRLLEEALAKPAPYPMILLPLHGGYWLDGTEHECAYDARGNPVLPQTTWMAKFETDDTAKCYRRFYAAREHSNLVGQDEQLGPVLISIKTENVANQEHMRILLRLRTGTMHELIPVSCLGAQPSPAKMVRLLNEQIQVDNFMPVLCPKASQLISVYDEHVLVSHFKFGVLYQRYGQTTEEELFGNQQTSPAFDEFLDVLGQRIRLKDHKGYRGGLDIQNGHTGDTAVYEVFKEREIMFHVSTLLPHTEGDPQQLQRKRHIGNDIVAIVFQETNTPFSPDMIASHFLHAFIVVQPIEPNTPHARYKVSVTARDDVPFFGPTLPNPAVFRKGQEFKEFILTKLINAENACYKADKFAKLEQRTRTSLLQNLVEELREKTRDFLGADLSQATAGSPTPETPKAESGGGNAGSRFIDTVKKALIMRVRSQSVDTGNSHGPGHQDKFSVNTKLGTLNSKKEAQPEMQTPNLNTCSRTASKSSSKSKSSNESTSSSPDITSRQANNNNINNTSSNGGLLSQNGTGVGVANSGVNAAQNGGVAVATMSETSDDSSLNSVDLDPMMAHLDGGATYIDSDTGLESMSSAEATTKACSLCLDGVQSTMMGSSPSNETIVKIENLRQEVTRLKCDKLDLLRQNVTCQRDIKRLRERELSLQGDLSAAGREILRLRDLLKEYMPDTAAAPLSISQI from the exons AACCACCATCGCGGAAGCAACGCTAGTGAGGAGCGGGTACCCCAACCCCATTCGCCCCACGACAgccacacccacccacacaacGGTGGCGGTCTGCAGCACTCCGGATCTCGGGCCACACTCCGCCACTCAATGAACCACTCCAGCAGCTCGACAGTGTCGGGCTCCGCCTGCAGCTCCACCCCCGCCTCCCCGCAGCTCAGCGGCGTGGTGAACTCCGCCGGAGTTCAGATGCTATCCAATGGCCACCACTACCAGTCCCAGTCGTCGGTGAGCTCCAACTCGTCGATCGTCTCGGCCATTCCCGCCTCGCAGAGACTCCTGGAGGAGGCGCTGGCCAAACCGGCACCCTATCCGATGATCCTGCTGCCCCTCCACGGTGGCTATTGGCTGGACGGGACCGAGCACGAGTGCGCCTACGATGCCAGGGGCAATCCTGTCCTTCCGCAGACCACCTGGATGGCCAAATTCGAGACGGACGACACGGCCAAGTGCTATCGACGGTTCTACGCGGCCAGGGAGCACTCGAATCTGGTGGGACAGGACGAGCAGCTGGGACCTGTTCTGATATCGATAAAAACGGAGAATGTGGCCAACCAGGAGCACATGCGGATCCTACTGAGATTACGCACTGGCACCATGCACGAACTAATACCCGTGTCCTGCCTGGGTGCCCAGCCGAGTCCGGCGAAAATGGTCCGTCTGCTGAACGAACAGATCCAGGTGGACAACTTCATGCCTGTCCTGTGCCCCAAGGCCTCGCAGCTCATCAGTGTCTACGATGAGCACGTTCTCGTCTCGCACTTCAAGTTCGGAGTGCTCTACCAAAGATATGGACAAACCACCGAGGAGGAGCTCTTTGGAAACCAACAAACATCGCCGGCATTCGATGAGTTTTTGGACGTTTTGGGCCAGAGGATTCGGCTGAAGGATCACAAGGGCTACAGGGGTGGACTGGACATACAGAATGGACACACTGGCGACACGGCCGTTTACGAGGTATTCAAGGAGCGTGAGATCATGTTCCATGTCTCCACCCTACTGCCCCACACCGAGGGCGATCCCCAGCAGCTGCAGCGTAAGCGACACATTGGCAACGACATCGTGGCCATTGTGTTCCAGGAGACCAACACTCCGTTTTCCCCGGATATGATTGCCAGTCACTTCCTGCACGCCTTCATCGTGGTGCAGCCCATTGAGCCCAACACCCCCCACGCCCGCTACAAGGTCAGTGTGACGGCCCGAGATGATGTGCCCTTCTTCGGGCCCACTCTTCCCAATCCGGCTGTGTTCCGCAAGGGCCAGGAGTTCAAGGAGTTCATCCTCACCAAGCTGATCAACGCAGAGAACGCCTGCTACAAGGCGGATAAGTTCGCCAAGTTGGAGCAGCGCACCCGGACCTCGTTGCTGCAGAACTTGGTAGAGGAGTTGCGGGAGAAGACCCGCGACTTCCTGGGCGCCGATCTTTCCCAGGCCACAGCCGGCAGTCCCACCCCCGAAACCCCCAAGGCCGAGAGTGGTGGTGGAAATGCCGGTTCGCGGTTCATCGACACCGTGAAGAAGGCTCTGATCATGAGGGTGCGTTCCCAGAGCGTCGACACGGGCAATTCCCATGGACCGGGCCACCAGGACAAGTTCAGTGTGAACACCAAACTGGGAACCCTCAATTCCAAGAAGGAGGCACAGCCCGAAATGCAGACACCCAACCTGAat ACCTGCAGCCGCACAGCCTCAAAGTCTTCTTCAAAGTCCAAATCCTCGAATGAATCCACCTCCTCATCCCCGGACATCACCTCTCGTCAGgcgaacaacaacaatattaACAACACCAGCTCCAATGGCGGTCTATTGTCCCAGAATGGTACCGGCGTGGGCGTGGCTAACTCCGGCGTGAATGCCGCCCAAAATGGAGGCGTGGCCGTGGCCACCATGTCCGAAACCAGCGATGACTCCAGCCTGAACAGCGTGGATCTAGATCCAATGATGGCTCATCTGGATGGCGGAGCCACCTACATCGACAGTGACACCGGACTGGAGAGCATGAGCTCGGCGGAGGCCACCACCAAGGCGTGCTCTCTGTGCCTGGACGGAGTCCAGTCCACCATGATGGGCAGTTCCCCCAGCAACGAGACGATTGTGAAGATTGAGAATCTGCGCCAGGAGGTCACTAGGTTGAAGTGCGACAAACTGGACTTACTCAGGCAGAATGTG ACCTGCCAACGCGACATCAAGCGTCTTAGGGAGCGGGAACTCTCTCTCCAGGGCGACCTCTCGGcagctggcagggagatcCTGCGACTTAGGGACCTCCTGAAGGAGTACATGCCGGACACAGCCGCCGCACCACTCTCCATATCACAGATCTAA
- the RapGAP1 gene encoding rap1 GTPase-activating protein 1 isoform X6, translating into MVQSRLNHHRGSNASEERVPQPHSPHDSHTHPHNGGGLQHSGSRATLRHSMNHSSSSTVSGSACSSTPASPQLSGVVNSAGVQMLSNGHHYQSQSSVSSNSSIVSAIPASQRLLEEALAKPAPYPMILLPLHGGYWLDGTEHECAYDARGNPVLPQTTWMAKFETDDTAKCYRRFYAAREHSNLVGQDEQLGPVLISIKTENVANQEHMRILLRLRTGTMHELIPVSCLGAQPSPAKMVRLLNEQIQVDNFMPVLCPKASQLISVYDEHVLVSHFKFGVLYQRYGQTTEEELFGNQQTSPAFDEFLDVLGQRIRLKDHKGYRGGLDIQNGHTGDTAVYEVFKEREIMFHVSTLLPHTEGDPQQLQRKRHIGNDIVAIVFQETNTPFSPDMIASHFLHAFIVVQPIEPNTPHARYKVSVTARDDVPFFGPTLPNPAVFRKGQEFKEFILTKLINAENACYKADKFAKLEQRTRTSLLQNLVEELREKTRDFLGADLSQATAGSPTPETPKAESGGGNAGSRFIDTVKKALIMRVRSQSVDTGNSHGPGHQDKFSVNTKLGTLNSKKEAQPEMQTPNLNTCSRTASKSSSKSKSSNESTSSSPDITSRQANNNNINNTSSNGGLLSQNGTGVGVANSGVNAAQNGGVAVATMSETSDDSSLNSVDLDPMMAHLDGGATYIDSDTGLESMSSAEATTKACSLCLDGVQSTMMGSSPSNETIVKIENLRQEVTRLKCDKLDLLRQNVTCQRDIKRLRERELSLQGDLSAAGREILRLRDLLKEYMPDTAAAPLSISQI; encoded by the exons ATGGTCCAAAGCCGATTA AACCACCATCGCGGAAGCAACGCTAGTGAGGAGCGGGTACCCCAACCCCATTCGCCCCACGACAgccacacccacccacacaacGGTGGCGGTCTGCAGCACTCCGGATCTCGGGCCACACTCCGCCACTCAATGAACCACTCCAGCAGCTCGACAGTGTCGGGCTCCGCCTGCAGCTCCACCCCCGCCTCCCCGCAGCTCAGCGGCGTGGTGAACTCCGCCGGAGTTCAGATGCTATCCAATGGCCACCACTACCAGTCCCAGTCGTCGGTGAGCTCCAACTCGTCGATCGTCTCGGCCATTCCCGCCTCGCAGAGACTCCTGGAGGAGGCGCTGGCCAAACCGGCACCCTATCCGATGATCCTGCTGCCCCTCCACGGTGGCTATTGGCTGGACGGGACCGAGCACGAGTGCGCCTACGATGCCAGGGGCAATCCTGTCCTTCCGCAGACCACCTGGATGGCCAAATTCGAGACGGACGACACGGCCAAGTGCTATCGACGGTTCTACGCGGCCAGGGAGCACTCGAATCTGGTGGGACAGGACGAGCAGCTGGGACCTGTTCTGATATCGATAAAAACGGAGAATGTGGCCAACCAGGAGCACATGCGGATCCTACTGAGATTACGCACTGGCACCATGCACGAACTAATACCCGTGTCCTGCCTGGGTGCCCAGCCGAGTCCGGCGAAAATGGTCCGTCTGCTGAACGAACAGATCCAGGTGGACAACTTCATGCCTGTCCTGTGCCCCAAGGCCTCGCAGCTCATCAGTGTCTACGATGAGCACGTTCTCGTCTCGCACTTCAAGTTCGGAGTGCTCTACCAAAGATATGGACAAACCACCGAGGAGGAGCTCTTTGGAAACCAACAAACATCGCCGGCATTCGATGAGTTTTTGGACGTTTTGGGCCAGAGGATTCGGCTGAAGGATCACAAGGGCTACAGGGGTGGACTGGACATACAGAATGGACACACTGGCGACACGGCCGTTTACGAGGTATTCAAGGAGCGTGAGATCATGTTCCATGTCTCCACCCTACTGCCCCACACCGAGGGCGATCCCCAGCAGCTGCAGCGTAAGCGACACATTGGCAACGACATCGTGGCCATTGTGTTCCAGGAGACCAACACTCCGTTTTCCCCGGATATGATTGCCAGTCACTTCCTGCACGCCTTCATCGTGGTGCAGCCCATTGAGCCCAACACCCCCCACGCCCGCTACAAGGTCAGTGTGACGGCCCGAGATGATGTGCCCTTCTTCGGGCCCACTCTTCCCAATCCGGCTGTGTTCCGCAAGGGCCAGGAGTTCAAGGAGTTCATCCTCACCAAGCTGATCAACGCAGAGAACGCCTGCTACAAGGCGGATAAGTTCGCCAAGTTGGAGCAGCGCACCCGGACCTCGTTGCTGCAGAACTTGGTAGAGGAGTTGCGGGAGAAGACCCGCGACTTCCTGGGCGCCGATCTTTCCCAGGCCACAGCCGGCAGTCCCACCCCCGAAACCCCCAAGGCCGAGAGTGGTGGTGGAAATGCCGGTTCGCGGTTCATCGACACCGTGAAGAAGGCTCTGATCATGAGGGTGCGTTCCCAGAGCGTCGACACGGGCAATTCCCATGGACCGGGCCACCAGGACAAGTTCAGTGTGAACACCAAACTGGGAACCCTCAATTCCAAGAAGGAGGCACAGCCCGAAATGCAGACACCCAACCTGAat ACCTGCAGCCGCACAGCCTCAAAGTCTTCTTCAAAGTCCAAATCCTCGAATGAATCCACCTCCTCATCCCCGGACATCACCTCTCGTCAGgcgaacaacaacaatattaACAACACCAGCTCCAATGGCGGTCTATTGTCCCAGAATGGTACCGGCGTGGGCGTGGCTAACTCCGGCGTGAATGCCGCCCAAAATGGAGGCGTGGCCGTGGCCACCATGTCCGAAACCAGCGATGACTCCAGCCTGAACAGCGTGGATCTAGATCCAATGATGGCTCATCTGGATGGCGGAGCCACCTACATCGACAGTGACACCGGACTGGAGAGCATGAGCTCGGCGGAGGCCACCACCAAGGCGTGCTCTCTGTGCCTGGACGGAGTCCAGTCCACCATGATGGGCAGTTCCCCCAGCAACGAGACGATTGTGAAGATTGAGAATCTGCGCCAGGAGGTCACTAGGTTGAAGTGCGACAAACTGGACTTACTCAGGCAGAATGTG ACCTGCCAACGCGACATCAAGCGTCTTAGGGAGCGGGAACTCTCTCTCCAGGGCGACCTCTCGGcagctggcagggagatcCTGCGACTTAGGGACCTCCTGAAGGAGTACATGCCGGACACAGCCGCCGCACCACTCTCCATATCACAGATCTAA